From Tiliqua scincoides isolate rTilSci1 chromosome 2, rTilSci1.hap2, whole genome shotgun sequence, the proteins below share one genomic window:
- the AK6 gene encoding adenylate kinase isoenzyme 6 isoform X2, which produces MIYINVGDLAKEGELYEGFDEEYECPILDEDRVIDELEDKMSGGGVIVDYHSCEFFPERWFDIVFVLRAENSFLYDRLESRGYKGKKLQDNIQCEIFQTIYEEAMSSYKEEIVYQLPSNTPEDMERNLDQIIQWIEQWMKDNN; this is translated from the exons GAGAACTGTATGAAGGCTTTGATGAAGAGTACGAATGCCCAATTCTGGATGAAGACCGA GTCATTGATGAACTAGAAGACAAGATGAGTGGTGGTGGTGTTATAGTCGATTATCACAGCTGTGAGTTTTTTCCAGAACGCTGGTTCGATATTGTATTTGTGCTTCGCGCTGAAAACTCATTCTTATATGACAGACTGGAAAGCAG AGGATATAAGGGAAAAAAACTTCAAGACAACATTCAGTGTGAGATTTTCCAGACTATTTACGAAGAGGCCATGTCATCTTATAAGGAAGAAATTGTCTATCAGTTGCCCAGCAACACTCCAGAGGACATGGAGCGGAATTTAGATCAGATTATACAGTGGATTGAGCAATGGATGAAAGACAACAACTGA
- the CCDC125 gene encoding coiled-coil domain-containing protein 125: MSTPIKQGTSRAWNKTLLVLPMSEAISSQNKPGEASEGEEDDMAHGDLGNGLIRKPNYSYELEAFSSHAGRPRRGSTRKSFGLSMLPNKGEEYDTAVFRCSRCNNLNDMSVKKSGINGISSCSRQNSSESNSEGSNEELKQQLQEAVEEAEILRVELEASQRQLDGKEQALKILQNMAMLDKATSHTKAIFKKMEQQKRALEKEINVLQWEIKINQDKFKNTEEFWTEKYDRIYCENAALKETLILKTDEIKTLKSENELLNQQHLEILAMLDVKQQKIVQETMSLSKSGITEITGLELAVLGACTCSSSEGEPCLCAKMSAATRKQLLQLKQEFELLKKSKDEAYIMADAFRIAFEQQLMRRKDQTLGFAQINKTCKKETKLLNWKSLKEDDVFTMQGNRKSLRQKVMGMLASGADSKKIRELDNPQEIIRMLIDLLNDKEEALAHQRKVSYMLARTLEEKENSLQQNKENKCSEELAFKNNQPKTGSESQELDTLVCSCCQTSTAQDNSCSTSSVHTVQRSAGTTESSCFPPSVTVHCTENDVHGRKETSDTN; this comes from the exons atgtctactccgat CAAACAAGGCACTTCCAGAGCTTGGAATAAGACACTGCTTGTGTTGCCAATGAGTGAAGCAATCTCATCACAGAATAAaccaggggaagcctcagaaggtgaaGAAGATGACATGGCCCATGGAGACTTGGGCAATGGACTTATTAGAAAACCTAATTATAGTTATGAACTAGAAGCCTTCAGTTCACATGCAGGTAGGCCTAGAAGAGGCTCAACAAGAAAAAGCTTCGGTCTTTCTATGTTGCCAAACAAAGGAGAAGAATATGACACAGCAGTTTTTCGTTGCTCAAGATGTAACAATTTGAATGACATGTCAGTAAAAAAAAGTGGAATTAATGGAATTTCTAGCTGCAGCCGCCAAAACAGTTCTG AATCTAATTCTGAGGGGTCAAATGAAGAATTAAAGCAACAGCTTCAAGAAGCTGTAGAG GAAGCAGAAATTTTAAGAGTTGAGTTGGAAGCATCTCAAAGACAACTTGACGGCAAAGAACAAGCATTAAAAATTCTGCAGAACATG GCAATGCTGGATAAAGCCACTAGTCATACTaaagcaatatttaaaaaaatggagcAACAGAAAAGAGCTCTAGAAAAG GAAATCAATGTTTTGCAATGGGAAATCAAAATTAATCAggataaatttaaaaatacagaagagtTTTGGACAGAAAAATATGACAG AATATATTGTGAAAATGCTGCACTTAAGGAAACACTTATATTGAAAACTGATGAAATTAAAACACTAAAGTCTGAAAATGAAC TTCTAAATCAACAGCATTTGGAGATTCTTGCAATGCTTGAtgtaaaacagcagaaaattgttCAGGAGACCATGTCTCTTAGTAAGAGTGGCATTACAGAGATTACAGGACTTGAA CTGGCAGTGCTTGGAGCCTGTACCTGCAGCAGCTCTGAGGGAGAGCCATGCTTGTGTGCCAAAATGTCAGCAGCAACTCGAAAACAACTTCTTCAGCTCAAACAAGAG TTTGAACTTCTGAAGAAGAGTAAAGATGAAGCTTATATAATGGCAGATGCCTTCAGAATTGCTTTTGAGCAGCAGCTGATGCGGAGGAAGGACCAGACTCTGGGATTTGCACAAATTAATAAGACCtgcaaaaaagaaacaaagctATTAAACTGGAAAAGTCTGAAAGAGGATG ATGTTTTCACAATGCAAGGAAATAGGAAAAGCTTGAGACAAAAGGTAATGGGCATGCTTGCTTCTGGTGCTGATAGTAAGAAAATCAGAGAACTGGATAATCCTCAGGAAATCATCAGAATGCTAATAGATCTG CTGAACGATAAGGAGGAAGCTTTGGCCCATCAAAGAAAAGTAAGTTACATGCTTGCTCGTAcactggaagagaaagaaaacagtctgCAACAGAATAAAGAAAATAAGTGTTCAGAAGAACTTGCTTTTAAGAACAATCAACCCAAAACAGGTTCAGAGTCCCAGGAGCTAGATACGCTTGTGTGTTCATGTTGCCAAACAAGTACTGCTCAAGACAACTCCTGTTCTACTTCCAGTGTGCATACAGTTCAGCGGTCTGCTGGAACAACTGAAAGTTCATGTTTTCCTCCATCTGTTACTGTGCATTGTACAGAAAATGACGTACATGGAAGAAAAGAAACATCTGATACAAACTGA